A window of the Lolium perenne isolate Kyuss_39 chromosome 7, Kyuss_2.0, whole genome shotgun sequence genome harbors these coding sequences:
- the LOC127318400 gene encoding MEIOTIC F-BOX protein MOF-like: protein MRGGDRFEVLPDDLVQHVLSFLPSRDAVETAVLARRWRYLWRSTPAVRVNGSGDGFRLFVNSLLLHRDGASPLRSFEIDADLLIGEESDDDDEYSYFDPHVDLWIRHALSTCRARSLTVRIPLPADQDRWSPKPFASPHLTTMRLQGVDLDHGSLDFSCCTKLLHLSLTACSLDGDAIVSPSLERLHIMDCASESPIRISTPSLRHLQLSGDHDGICTAPSSLDTMPCLTNASIQLTGFIEGGDGDANAGRSLILRGLSEATSLELIATRSDGRTIFLRDLAWCPTFPKLKTLILNEWCVYDDVSAIECLLRHTPRLESLILQLNFKNCPTLQVEGEGNDNTSEQSILNFEHLKTVEIRNRPPYYYEPVVYFDTRIGEVFKLFSDLGIPSSKISINYNTEGQPSTYTQFLSAVIYVKIPYKNKHIGQIGPCTWLP from the exons ATGAGAGGCGGCGATCGCTTTGAAGTGCTGCCGGACGATCTCGTCCAGCACGTGCTCTCCTTCCTGCCGTCTCGCGATGCGGTGGAGACGGCCGTGCTCGCCCGCCGCTGGCGCTACCTGTGGAGGTCCACCCCCGCCGTCCGCGTCAACGGCTCAGGCGACGGCTTTCGCCTCTTCGTCAACAGCTTGCTGCTCCACCGTGATGGCGCCTCCCCGCTACGCTCGTTTGAGATCGACGCCGACCTGCTCATAGGCgaggaaagcgacgacgacgacgagtacaGCTATTTCGACCCTCACGTCGACCTCTGGATCAGGCACGCTCTGTCGACTTGCCGCGCGCGCTCGCTCACCGTGCGCATCCCCTTACCTGCCGACCAAGATAGGTGGTCGCCTAAACCTTTCGCCTCCCCGCACCTGACGACGATGCGCCTCCAGGGGGTCGATCTCGACCACGGCAGCCTCGATTTCTCCTGCTGCACGAAGCTTCTCCACCTCAGCCTCACTGCCTGCAGCCTCGATGGCGACGCCATCGTGTCGCCCTCGCTGGAGCGCCTCCATATCATGGACTGCGCCTCAGAATCGCCGATCAGGATTTCCACCCCGAGCCTCCGTCATCTGCAGCTATCCGGTGACCACGACGGGATCTGTACTGCACCGTCGTCTCTCGACACCATGCCTTGCTTAACCAATGCAAGCATCCAGCTTACTGGCTTCATCGAGGGCGGCGATGGTGATGCCAATGCCGGCCGCTCTTTGATTCTCCGTGGATTATCGGAAGCCACCAGCCTGGAGCTCATAGCTACGAGGAGCGATGGAAGG ACAATCTTCCTAAGGGATTTGGCATGGTGCCCTACATTCCCAAAGTTAAAGACCTTGATACTTAATGAGTGGTGTGTGTATGATGATGTAAGTGCCATTGAGTGCCTTCTACGGCATACGCCAAGATTGGAGAGCCTCATTCTGCAACTTAATTTTAAG AACTGCCCTACACTCCAGGTGGAAGGAGAAGGAAATGATAATACATCAGAACAGTCTATTCTTAACTTTGAGCACCTTAAGACAGTGGAGATCAGGAACCGTCCACCTTATTATTACGAACCGGTGGTATATTTTGACACAAGGATTGGTGAAGTTTTTAAACTGTTCAGTGACTTGGGCATACCTAGCAGTAAGATCAGTATCAACTACAATACTGAAGGTCAGCCATCTACATATACTCAGTTTCTTTCTGCAGTTATCTATGTGAAAATTCCATATAAAAACAAGCACATTGGACAAATTGGTCCATGCACCTGGCTGCCCTAG